The window GCTGTGGGCGATGCCGGCGCTGGGCATCGGTCTGCTGATTGCGCTGTTACCAGCGGCAATGCCTGCACAGATCGTCGATAGCAAGATGCCCGATCAGTTTATTGCCGAGCATCAACAGGCATTGAGCGAAACAACTTCACTGCTGAGCAACGACCTCGGCGCCGCATCAGCCTTGTCGTGGCGCCTGAGACGCCCGCAGGTTGACCTCTTCAACACCGTCGGCGAGTTGAAATACGGTCTCGACGATCCGGCCATGGCTTCGCGCAAGGTCGGTCTGGATGATGTCGGCCAATGGATGATCGAGGCGCGTAAAAAAGGCACGGTAGGCGTGGTGATGCGCGTCAACAGTGTTCAGGAAGTTCAGGAAATCGAGCGGTTGCCAATCGATGGCCAGCACTTCCAGCGCGGCAATCTGCATATCTACCTCTTCAGCAAAACCCGGCCATAACCTCAAAGACCAGGCGCCCGGCGCCTGGCAGCCTCTATTTCCTCCTGCCTTGAATGACGCTGAATGACGCACGGCAATCGTGCGTCTGCCAGTCGCTGCTAATCTGAATGGCAATGACATGTATTAACGGTTTCTTTGACGTTTTTTTCTCATTTGCTTCTCTACATTGCCGGCGGCCCAATATCTGCAAATCATTCGCATTGAAACCTGCCCGCGAATGCCTGCCCATAACGTCTAAAAAATCAGGAGCGTTCTCGTCATGAATCCACAGTTTCCTGCCTTTCTGAAACGCGCTTTGCTGGCCACCGCCCTGCTCGGCGCAGGTCAGGCGTTTGCTGCCGACAGCATTGGCCTGGTGGTCTACAACGCACAGCACGAAAGCCTGACCAAGGCCTGGGTGGCCGGGTTTACCGAAGAAACCGGGATTCCGGTGACGATTCGCAATGGCGATGACACCGAGATGGGCAATCAGTTGGTGCAGGAAGGTTCGGCTTCTCCGGCGGATGTGTTTTTGACCGAGAACTCCCCGGCGATGGTGCTGGTGGACCACGCCAAACTGTTTGCCCCGGTAGCGCCGGCGACGCTGGAACAAGTGGATTCGGCCTATCGCCCAGCCCACGGTCAGTGGATCGGCATCGCCGCGCGCTCCACCGTATTTGTCTACAACCCGAGCAAACTGGCGGAAAAAGACCTGCCAAAATCCCTGCTCGATCTGGCCAAACCTGACTGGAAGGGTCGCTGGGCTGCATCCCCGGCCGGCGCGGACTTCCAGGCGATCGTCGCCGCCGTGCTGGAACAGAAAGGTGAAGCGGCCACACTCGACTGGCTCAAAGGCATGAAAACCAACGCCACTGTCTACCGTGGTAACAGCGCTGTGCTCAAAGCGGTGAATGCCGGGCAGATCGACAGCGGCGTGATCTACCACTATTACAGTTTTGTCGATCAGTCCAAGACCGGCGAAAACAGCAAGAACACCCAACTCCACTACTTCAAACATCAGGACCCGGGTGCTTTCGTGAGCATCTCCGGCGCTGGTGTGCTGGCCTCCAGCAAACACCAGGATGAAGCTCAGCAGTTCCTCAAGTACATCACTGGCAAACAGGGCCAGGAGATTCTTCACAGCGGTAATTCCTTTGAATACGCGGTCGGCAAAGACGCGCCGTCCAACCCGAAACTGACGCCGCTGAAGGATCTCGATGCGCCAAAAGTCGATGCGTCGAAACTCGACAGCCAGAAAGCCGTCGAGCTGATGACCCAGGCCGGACTGCTGTAAGTGATGCCCGAAACCTTACCGGCAGAGGTGGCGGCAGCCTCCTCCGCCCATCGTCCACTGAAAGCCCGCGCCCTTTCCGGTCGCGGGGGATCGTGGGTGGTGGCGTTGGCGATCGGCGTGTCGTTGTTGTCGCTGCTGCCAATCGCTTTTGTGATCGGCGTGTCGTGGACCACCGGTTGGGCGACCATTCAAGCCTTGGTGTTCCGCCCCCGTGTGGGTGAGCTGCTGGTCAACACCGTGCTGCTGGTGTTGATCACCCTGCCGCTGTGCATCGTGCTGGGTACCACGCTGGCCTGGCTGACCGAACGCACCAACCTGCCGGGTCGGCGTCTGTGGTCGCTGCTCGCGGTGGCACCGCTGGCGGTGCCGGCGTTCGTGCACAGCTACGCGTGGGTCAGCCTGATTCCATCGATTCATGGCTTGCCCGCCGGCGTACTGGTGTCGGTGGTCGCTTATTTCCCGTTTCTGTATTTGCCGATTGCAGCGACCTTGCGCCGCCTCGATCCGGCCATTGAGGACGTTGCCGAATCCCTCGGCCTCAAGCCCTGGGCGGTGTTTTTCCGGGT of the Pseudomonas sp. Seg1 genome contains:
- a CDS encoding iron ABC transporter substrate-binding protein; translation: MNPQFPAFLKRALLATALLGAGQAFAADSIGLVVYNAQHESLTKAWVAGFTEETGIPVTIRNGDDTEMGNQLVQEGSASPADVFLTENSPAMVLVDHAKLFAPVAPATLEQVDSAYRPAHGQWIGIAARSTVFVYNPSKLAEKDLPKSLLDLAKPDWKGRWAASPAGADFQAIVAAVLEQKGEAATLDWLKGMKTNATVYRGNSAVLKAVNAGQIDSGVIYHYYSFVDQSKTGENSKNTQLHYFKHQDPGAFVSISGAGVLASSKHQDEAQQFLKYITGKQGQEILHSGNSFEYAVGKDAPSNPKLTPLKDLDAPKVDASKLDSQKAVELMTQAGLL